Genomic DNA from Oryza sativa Japonica Group chromosome 5, ASM3414082v1:
TTGCCAACACAAACGCGAACAATGCAAGTACACAACAGGTCTTCCTTTTTCCAACTTCCAAAACCACCACGGCTAGCTTAGGCCTAATTTAGTTCCTAAATTGTTTTTcctaaaaatatcacatcaaatctttaacacatacatagagcattaaatatatattaaaaaactagTAGCACAGATAAGAaagaaattgcgagacaaatcatttaagcctaattaattcataattagccataagtgctacattaACTTACAAGTCCTAATGATAGATTAActaagctcaaaagattcgtcctGCGGTTGTTAGGAAAATTAGTTTTTCTATTCGTGTTCGAAAACCACTTCCAATATTCTATCAAATATCCGATAtaacatataattttttttccgcGAAGTAAAGAGGCCCTTCAGCTCGATCGGACCAACAACTGCAACCGTGTTCAACGGCAGCGGCTGGGCTACACGGGCGTTCCAATAATTGGTGcccccgacgacggcgaggccggccaGCTCACCGTCAAACCCATCGTGCTCCGAgcccaggaaaaaaaaagaaaaaaaaacctttgtTCATCGAGGCAGCATCTGTTGGTTTTGACGCCGCGTACAAAAGAACACACACGGCTTGGCCCCCTACCAGTTTATCTGCAAAAACGAGGCGTTTAGCTACGGTTTTTTCGAGCCAGAGCATTGCAACGCAGTGCACTAGTGCGGTACTCTGTCTTGCAGGGACATTGATTACCGCAGGCTAATTAACTAGCTAGACCGAGGTGATCACTGTAGGAGATTAAATAAAAGTGTTACTAGGAGTTAGGCCTGTGAGGCACTGACGCAGCCACGCAATGTCACTGTTCTGTCACAGGCATTCAGGCTGTGTGATAGACTGATGGCGATACAGCTATTGCCACAAGTTGCAGGGCTTTGCTGATTAGGATTAGGTTAGGAGAATGAATGGAGAAATTGGACATGTTCTTGTCAGGAGTCAGGACAACTTCTGATCTAACCGTTCGTGAAGGATTAAGGTGATGTTTGGTTGGAGGGGTTAAAGTGGAGCTAAACTTTAGCCTCTCTCTAAAAACGTAAGTCTCTAAGggcagggactaaactttagcccCTCTCTAAAAACATAAGTCTCTAGAGGCAGGGGCTAAAGTTTAGCCCAACTCtcctaaacaccccctaactaCAAAGTTGCTGATTAGTACTGATTCATCAAGTCAATATCGGTCATTTCTGAATAAAAAACTTCCATTTCTGAATAAAAACCCCACGAGGCCATGATCTGAGAGAAAATTAACATTCCATCATCATTAAAATGAGGCTTCACCAAAAGACCATTTCGCGGTTGGAATTCGTCGGAATACCACTCTCAATTAGAGGTTTTCGTCCAAATACCATTTTCTTTCAATTCTCTCTTTTCTCCCATTTCTGTTGTCCAAAATGCTCATAGTTGAATCGAAGAAGATCAAACCATCAAAATTCCCCCCATCTTCTTACTCGAGTAGGACAGCAGCGGCCTGGGAGCTAGGGTTCGTGCTCGTGCCGCCCCTGTCTGCTTCGCGCCGTTTCGTTGCTGCCCTGCTGCTTGCCCGCTACTTCCTCGCCTCCTTGCTCCACTTGAATTGATTCAACCAGAGGCGTTTTGGTCAGCAAAAGACAGGAGGAAAGGGATAATTGACCCAAAATGGTATTTGGGTGAACCCCTCGATTGCAAATGGCATTTGACGAATCCTAAGCGTGGAGTGGTATTTTAACGAAGCCTCGTTTTGATTATGGTTAAATGTTAATTTTTCCATCTTATCACCCCCGCCCCTAAGATTACATGTTATTATAGCAAATTGAAGTACGGACAGAGTAATTAAGCTCATTACTCATCTCATCAACAAAGGTTAATGATATTAGTATTATAGCCTGCTCCCTCCTAAGAAAAAACAAACTTCTGAAAATGAAtgaaattgttttcttttttacagTATAGGTGTAGTGCTATATGGAGTACTGGAGTAATTACTTGCAAATTGAAGTGCAGTGTACTCCTACTACTGCAGAGGAAGCTTGTGCTGGGAAACTTTGATGCTTGCTTGCATTGCATCTACCACCACTACTCCTAACATTGAATGTTGACTGATCACTCTCAACACTCGACAGGTTGCTCACCCATTTATAAATATCAAGACGTCAACACACAACACACATCTAAAGAGGAGCATTAACTATTTCTAGGCCTTTTACTATTCACGCTACTTGGGCGCGGCCACCAGCTCGCATGTGGCACCTAACCCTCGGCAACCGCGTCTCCTCCCCTATGCAGATGCAGGAATCTCTCTCTGCTCGCTGCTCGATCAGACGATCACAGCCACAGCAACATGGCTAGCCTCATTTGTTTATCCTTAAAACCCTTGTTAATTCCATCGTAACAGTCTTAACCACAACCATGATGACCTGCAGCTAGCTAAGCATGATCACGCTTAGTCGTATCTAATCACAGGAGGAGCTGACACAAGTACATGTACATATTTTTGCTCTGAACATGATCTATGCATACAGTAGTTTGCCCATGTCCTTGTGTGTCCTCACATCCCCTCTTACTAGCATTCAATATAGTTTATGCAATCATAAGTGCCATAATTTAGGTGAGAAAAATTATGGCACTTATTAATGATTGCTGAAGTTAATGACCCCTTCATATGGCACCACCCCAGTTTAAACAGTCAAGTCAACATGTCTAGTGGTACAAGGACTTGTAATTAACTCCATTGATTAGCAAATGTATACTGCATTCCAAAGGGCAAGACATGTGAAAGAAACAGCATTTGCGTGAGCCAGATCTAGCAAGGGAATCGTTTTCCAACTTCCAACTGCTACTGCTAACTTCTTGTGGGTGTTGGCACGCAGTGGTGTCCAACTAGTTCCAGGGGAATCTACCTAACGGGTATTGTAGAATTAGTATTAACTTGCAAGGAAATGAGCACTTTAAGTTGTAGCAATGAGCAGCAGATTTTGTAGGATTTAAGGTAAAATGAGTGGCTAATTAACTGGGGACAAAAAGGTACATGATCCCCAATTAAGGTGAACACTGGACAGAAATGGAGAGGTCATACAAAATCAAGGGAACAATAAAGGAACATATGTGCTTAACAATCATAATTCCTTTAATGAAGCACCAAAGATTGGGGGGCAGATGAGGGGATTATTTTGAAACAATGATCATACAAGTTACCATGTGATGTGAAAGTACAAAAGCCAAAATTATATTAGAATTAGCTTAATAAACACTTGTCTTGATAGTTGAGACAAAAAtcacaacaaaaagaaaatgacaGCACTTGCTCAGACTGCCACATCAGATTCCAAAACCTGATCTAATTAACCTAAGGAACTTTGCAAATCCCTTTTCCAGGAAATGAAACCTGCATCAACACCCTCAAtcatagaaagttttttttttgaagactcCATCATAGAAAATTGGCAGCTTTGTGCTCCAAAAGTCTGTAGGGACACTCCACTAGATGGACCAGCTACTTTCATGGATTCTAATCGGCAAATCTCGAATTGGGAAATCCATTTCCCAGCCATATAATAATCTTTCAAAGGCAGGTTCTAATTGTTGTTTATGTAGCAAAAGATATCATACACATCAATCCTCCTAATTCCAAAACAGAAGACATTTGGAAATATCTCCAACTGAATTTTCTCCTTATGAATTAATGACTAGTTGAGTTTGCTAGCCTCATAAACTTAAATTTTTGTCCTTGATGCAATGAGAGGATATGTTTGGAGGGCGCCGACGCAAATTCCATATTTTTGGAATAAAGGGAGATATCAAAATTCCAAAGGCTCCAAATATCATTTTACCCCTTGAAACTACCCTTATTTACCACCATAATCATACTTAATAGTCTTACCAGGAGGAcacaaaattaattaacaaaacacATAAAATTAACACATAATGCTATCGATTAAACCGCCTTACTTAGCTTCGTCCCCGCCCGAATCCTACGTGCGCTCAGAACGCGCAGATctcgtcggcggccgccgccgccttgcgcgAGCACATGGTCACGGCGCCGCCCATTGTGCTCTTGCAGTGCGCGATGGCGCCCTCGATGGcgctctggagctcctccatcGACGACGCCGTGGACAGCGACACGGGGCCCACGCTAATGCCGCCGgacatcgccgccgcggcggcggctggcacgTCGGGGaagccgacgccgcccgcgccgccgaagGTGAGCAGGCCGGAGTGGCTCGGCGAGGAGCGCATCGAGGACGGGCAGCTCGCCGCGCACCGCTTCTGGCGCGGGAACCGGAGGTTCCCGGAGAAGGAGTTGGAGTGCGCgtacttgccgccgccgcccacctccgcggccacggcggccgccgcggccggggcCGCTGCggcgtggtcgtcgtcgccgcgcttCTTGCGCATCGAGAAGCTGAACGGCTTCTTCaacccctgctgctgctgctgctgcagcggctggcCGCTGCTGTTGCTCTGATTCTTGGGGATCTGGGAGAGCTTCTCGTACAGCGGCTTCACCTTCTTGGCGTACTTCTTGATCACCTCCTTGGCGAGCGACTTGGACGGCGGCTTcttggcgttggcggcggcggcggcgggggcgggggcgccgccgcggtggaAGACGGAGGAGAAGCGGGTGGCGAACGACGAGAGGTACTGCTTGCCGGTGCGCTTGGCGGCGAACGAGGCAGCgacacccggcggcggcggcggcggggcgaggtGGCGGTCGTCCTCGGTGGCGGAGCtggggcgggaggaggaggcggcagagTCCGGGAGCAGCAGCGCGGCGCAGTCGGCGGAGAAGGACGACGACGTGCTGCCGTTGGAGTcgcgggaggaggacgagttGGAGGTGGAGTCGGAGGCCGACGCGGAGGAGGTCGACGCCGACGAGAGCAGCAGCGTGCGCACCATGGAGATGCGCGGCGACAGCTGCAGCGGCAGGAGCTGGCCCTTGTAGAACAGCTCGTCCGCCGGGCACAGCTGCGCCGCCGACCTCTGCTTCGACGCCGGCGACAGCGTGACCGTGAACTCGaactccgacgacgacgccgacgacgacgacgccggcgacgggaaCGACCTCCCGCCGCCATCCTTGCCTCTTGACCTGCCCATGGTTTCTCGCTGCTGCCACGTAAGCTACGGGCTCATGGCgcggcgggtggaggaggaggaggagtggatcGGAGACGAGGGCGAGGTGAGCATGGCGAGGCGAGGTGGGAGGGAAAAGGTGAAAACTTTTCCGGGATTACGAGTCTGACCGCTTTATGAGGAGAAGATGCGGATTGTCGCATGTGGGGGTGGCCCCCGAAGCCGTTGGATCGATTCCGGATCGCGATCGGACGGCTCAGGAGGCTGTCCTGGCTGTAGCCCAAATACAAAATGAAATAATTAGTGGCAAAATTTACAAATACCCCCATTGTTTTTCAGCTAATAATCGGGGGAGTTGGCTAGAGTTTTTAGTTACTTTATTTTTTAGAGGCAAACAACAACTTCACTCTTGTGCGCTAAATctttatgtaattaatttttagtTTCTTTCCCCCTCCCTCTGTGCCTCCCCTTTGTAAAGTgtttttttaaccaaatgaataAAGTTCAGGCTAGTGTTCAAACCCGCcgtagtttaaaaaaaatagatgtatgttgatactccctccgttttttagaaaaaaaggcAATATCGGATGGGATTTGAACTCTTATAGGGTTGTTCAAATTCGTTGTTTATATTACTTCCTCTAGCTCATAATATAAGATGTGCGAatattctaaaatttaaatttaaaaatatttgaccaacaactattataatataaattaaaatttatttgCTAAAATTAATATCATTGGAATATTCACATTTAAAtttatggttataattttgttgtaaTAAACCTTATAGCATATGAGAAATTCAAGAATTAGTTTTGAAGACAGTGCTAAGTTTGAttatgtcttatattatgggatggaggaaatattttttttttacggagggagcaTGTAATTCGTACAGCAGTAGAAATGGATGGATCAATGTTCACTTGCACAAGAGTAGTTAATGAGTTGACAAATGAACGGGGTAATGACTTTGTGGTTTGGTACGTTTTGACTACAGCGTTTAGTATCCTTCCTGCATCTATTCTTCGTGGGGAAAAAAATGTCCACTTCAGGTAATTATCTGGGATTTTAAGAACCATGTTAATGTTTTGATGAGCTTGCAACAAGAGAAGAAATAGAGGTAAAttagtaatataaatattattaagtATATATTTAGTGATGGTTTATGTATTAGATGTAATTATTAGTGTATTGGATAAGTAATAATTTAGATAGTGTGCATATATTACATGTAAATAGTTCGGTTATATGGTATGTTTAGAAATTTTAGATACCATTTAAGTTAGAAgtcaataaatataataaatatatagtatgaATGTAGTTTGAATATAGAATGGGTttagtattatattttattgTACAAAAGAcgtgcataaatttttttattgtgTTAGGCCATGGGGAGAAATGTATATATTTCGAAATTTCTTTAGTTGTGTGTACGATATCTGAATGAGATAGAGAAAtgagtaaaaaatatattaatttagtATGAAGATAGAATGGTTTTAGTATTATGTTTTAGGGTACATTATAAGGGGGGAAATTTAACTAGTAATTAGAGCCGCGCCACGCGAATAATTGAATGTGGTAAGAATTTTTTTAGTTCAAAGTACCATTTGACagtgaat
This window encodes:
- the LOC4338680 gene encoding probable membrane-associated kinase regulator 1, with protein sequence MGRSRGKDGGGRSFPSPASSSSASSSEFEFTVTLSPASKQRSAAQLCPADELFYKGQLLPLQLSPRISMVRTLLLSSASTSSASASDSTSNSSSSRDSNGSTSSSFSADCAALLLPDSAASSSRPSSATEDDRHLAPPPPPPGVAASFAAKRTGKQYLSSFATRFSSVFHRGGAPAPAAAAANAKKPPSKSLAKEVIKKYAKKVKPLYEKLSQIPKNQSNSSGQPLQQQQQQGLKKPFSFSMRKKRGDDDHAAAAPAAAAAVAAEVGGGGKYAHSNSFSGNLRFPRQKRCAASCPSSMRSSPSHSGLLTFGGAGGVGFPDVPAAAAAAMSGGISVGPVSLSTASSMEELQSAIEGAIAHCKSTMGGAVTMCSRKAAAAADEICAF